One window from the genome of Fulvivirga lutea encodes:
- a CDS encoding o-succinylbenzoate synthase → MALKAKLIPHTLKFKFDAGTSRGVLREKKTYLLKIWEESNPAVVGIGECGPLAKLSIDDFENLDESITLLAEKINGADLPPNADAIYDFAFQIAGYDYPSLRFAIEVALLDLKGGGQRMIFNNAFFSSQDQIPINGLIWMGHMENMLLQISDKIVEEFDCLKVKVGSLDFEKEVDILNYVRRKYYNQQIMLRVDANGAFKPHEALYKMKTLAFQNIHSIEQPIAAGQHDLMAELCVNPPIDIALDEELIGVHKKEDKEQLLKKIKPQYIIIKPTLLGGFQSSLEWIKIADSMKIGWWITSALESNIGLNAICQFTYQLKAKGHQGLGTGKLYENNFESPLTIKKGHIFYDQTKEWDLTELDDE, encoded by the coding sequence ATGGCATTAAAAGCGAAACTCATACCTCACACTTTAAAATTCAAATTTGATGCTGGCACATCGCGGGGTGTACTTAGAGAGAAAAAAACGTATTTACTTAAAATTTGGGAGGAGTCTAATCCTGCTGTAGTTGGCATAGGAGAATGTGGGCCATTGGCGAAATTGAGTATAGATGATTTTGAAAATTTAGATGAGAGCATAACACTTCTTGCAGAGAAGATCAATGGAGCTGATTTGCCACCAAATGCTGATGCAATTTATGATTTTGCTTTTCAAATAGCAGGGTACGATTACCCCAGTTTACGATTTGCCATAGAAGTGGCTTTACTTGATTTGAAGGGCGGTGGTCAAAGAATGATATTCAATAATGCATTCTTCTCATCTCAAGATCAAATTCCAATAAACGGACTTATTTGGATGGGGCATATGGAGAATATGCTACTTCAAATTTCTGATAAGATTGTTGAAGAATTTGATTGTTTAAAAGTGAAAGTTGGTTCTCTTGATTTCGAGAAAGAGGTGGATATTCTCAATTACGTGAGACGCAAATATTACAATCAACAGATTATGTTGCGTGTAGATGCCAATGGAGCTTTTAAGCCTCACGAAGCACTCTACAAAATGAAAACATTGGCCTTTCAGAACATTCACTCCATTGAACAACCTATAGCTGCAGGGCAGCATGATTTAATGGCTGAACTGTGTGTTAATCCACCAATTGATATTGCCTTGGATGAAGAATTAATTGGTGTTCATAAAAAAGAAGACAAAGAACAGCTACTCAAAAAAATAAAGCCTCAGTATATAATTATTAAACCAACACTTCTTGGTGGATTTCAGTCATCGTTGGAGTGGATTAAAATTGCCGATTCAATGAAAATAGGTTGGTGGATTACGTCAGCTCTTGAATCTAACATTGGACTGAATGCCATTTGCCAGTTTACGTATCAATTAAAAGCTAAAGGTCATCAGGGTTTAGGAACGGGCAAGTTGTACGAGAATAATTTCGAATCGCCATTAACAATAAAAAAAGGCCATATTTTTTATGATCAAACTAAGGAGTGGGATTTAACAGAATTAGATGATGAGTAA
- a CDS encoding VIT1/CCC1 transporter family protein yields the protein MMSKLSEASLHSTGKLWFFNRDYISEFVYGGIDGVITTFAVVAGAAGANAELYWVIIFGFANLIADGFSMSVGNYFSVKADRDNYEKHKAVEYWEIENLRDREVQEIRDIYEAKGFEGELLDKVVEVITKDKEVWVDTMMKEELELAKDDKTPFKTAFATFLSFNVIGIIPLISYLLAATVNLNTDHLFLISCISTGLALMFVGYLKSIVTETNWAKGIIETLLLGGLAAFLAYYVGEVLAYYFL from the coding sequence ATGATGAGTAAACTTTCAGAAGCATCTCTTCATTCTACAGGCAAATTATGGTTCTTTAACAGGGATTATATTTCTGAGTTTGTATACGGAGGCATTGATGGAGTAATTACCACATTTGCAGTTGTGGCAGGTGCAGCAGGGGCTAATGCAGAACTTTATTGGGTAATCATCTTTGGTTTCGCAAATCTTATTGCGGACGGCTTTAGTATGTCCGTAGGTAATTATTTTTCGGTTAAAGCGGATAGAGACAATTATGAAAAGCACAAGGCTGTAGAATATTGGGAAATTGAGAATTTGCGAGATAGGGAAGTGCAGGAGATACGTGATATCTATGAGGCTAAAGGATTTGAAGGAGAGTTACTGGATAAGGTGGTTGAGGTGATAACGAAGGACAAGGAAGTATGGGTCGATACGATGATGAAAGAAGAACTGGAATTGGCCAAAGATGACAAAACACCTTTTAAGACAGCCTTTGCCACATTTTTATCATTCAATGTTATTGGCATTATTCCTCTGATTTCCTATTTACTAGCTGCCACAGTTAATCTAAATACAGATCATTTATTTCTAATATCCTGCATATCAACAGGCTTAGCGTTAATGTTTGTAGGCTATTTAAAAAGTATAGTTACTGAAACAAATTGGGCTAAAGGAATAATTGAAACACTCCTTTTAGGTGGTTTGGCGGCCTTTCTGGCCTATTATGTGGGTGAGGTATTGGCGTATTACTTTTTGTAA
- a CDS encoding CHAT domain-containing protein produces the protein MLLGSKISISTISLYILLSASIHGQEVCVTLQERLNSGNLLEVDHLLDKAQIQCPDIVGQIYLRKGNNELAEKLFNQTLKKAQPETADYADALNNLGIIYWNTGSASKGVEHVEQALKIRQKLFGDNHEKVAASYNDLGLILNSTNTDLALDYYESALKIYRNIFGNSHEKTAQGLINTGIAYRNLELYGDASINFNEALKTWKALYPDGHPNEGFIHINIGQTKQQMQDLDGALKSYQEALNLYKRFYGEQHPEVASTLNLIGNINNIKGEFEEAINLYQQALIANTKGFNSTDIEKNPNVSDYLSSNTLLNSLFYKSKAFADLHFNKTLKFSDLKLSLSTLQSCDTLVDKIRQVRTNEADKIALGQLASSVYETGVELCKAMGDVVIKKDEYYALSFYFAEKSKSAVLLEAIADAKAKSFAGMSNAELEKELFLKSEIAFLENSALQEEDDVQKGKLQSQLLEAKTNYNQFIEEIEEKYPKYFALKYNTSLPTIEEVQSKLSESQTMLSYFWTENSKRVYIFEITADKFKLHNNPQTEEFDKYISGFRNGIYFRVKPTYTYTASELYDIVIPKRLDKNTTNLIIVPAGRLGTIPFEALLTDKVKDDMSFAEMPYLINEYSISYSYASALFVAEKPKHSMMEEKAFLCAPVNFTELPNLPGSKKELEDLNTILTNKGYGTESLLEANANESEIKVQDFRQYKYVHLATHGLVNESNPALSRIYFNSSLIEDGNLFTGEIYNLQFDTDLVTLSACQTGLGKLSKGEGVIGLSRALLYAGANNLVVSLWSVSDDSTADLMKSFYENMNSSNYGLPLKLAKTELIKTKKYAEPYFWAPFILIGK, from the coding sequence ATGTTGTTAGGTTCTAAAATTTCTATATCAACCATAAGCCTCTACATCTTACTAAGTGCAAGTATACATGGGCAGGAAGTGTGTGTAACTCTTCAAGAAAGATTAAACTCAGGAAACCTACTAGAAGTCGACCATTTATTGGATAAGGCTCAAATTCAGTGCCCTGATATAGTGGGACAGATTTATTTGAGAAAAGGGAATAACGAACTAGCCGAAAAATTATTCAATCAGACACTAAAAAAAGCCCAGCCGGAAACTGCAGATTATGCCGATGCACTGAACAATTTAGGTATAATATATTGGAATACCGGTAGTGCTAGTAAAGGTGTTGAACATGTGGAACAAGCTCTAAAAATTCGCCAAAAACTTTTTGGAGACAACCACGAAAAGGTTGCTGCTTCTTACAATGATCTGGGACTAATTTTAAATTCAACCAATACCGACTTAGCACTAGATTATTATGAAAGTGCCCTCAAGATTTATAGAAACATCTTTGGAAATTCTCATGAAAAAACTGCTCAGGGCTTAATTAATACTGGTATTGCCTACAGGAATTTAGAACTTTATGGTGATGCTTCAATAAACTTCAACGAAGCATTAAAAACGTGGAAAGCTTTGTACCCTGATGGACACCCAAATGAAGGATTTATTCATATAAACATCGGGCAGACAAAACAACAAATGCAAGACCTCGATGGGGCACTAAAATCATATCAGGAAGCACTCAACTTGTATAAGCGATTCTATGGCGAACAGCACCCTGAAGTTGCCTCTACTCTTAACCTGATAGGCAACATTAATAACATTAAAGGAGAGTTTGAAGAGGCCATTAATCTCTATCAGCAAGCTTTGATAGCCAATACAAAGGGTTTTAATTCTACTGACATTGAAAAGAACCCCAATGTAAGCGACTACCTAAGCAGCAACACATTGCTCAATTCTTTATTCTATAAGTCTAAGGCATTTGCTGATTTACATTTTAATAAAACTTTAAAGTTCAGTGATCTAAAACTCAGTTTAAGCACCCTCCAATCGTGTGACACATTGGTAGATAAAATTAGGCAAGTGAGAACCAATGAAGCAGACAAAATAGCTTTAGGTCAGCTCGCTTCCTCGGTGTATGAAACAGGTGTTGAACTCTGCAAAGCCATGGGTGATGTTGTCATAAAAAAAGACGAATACTATGCCCTGTCATTCTATTTCGCGGAAAAAAGTAAGTCCGCAGTATTACTAGAAGCTATTGCCGATGCCAAAGCCAAATCATTTGCTGGTATGAGTAATGCCGAACTTGAGAAGGAGTTATTTTTAAAGTCGGAGATCGCTTTTCTGGAAAACTCAGCATTACAAGAAGAAGATGACGTTCAAAAAGGAAAGCTCCAATCTCAACTATTGGAGGCCAAAACTAACTACAACCAATTTATTGAAGAGATAGAAGAAAAATACCCGAAATATTTTGCACTAAAGTATAATACATCTTTACCTACTATTGAAGAAGTTCAAAGTAAGCTATCGGAATCACAAACCATGTTAAGCTACTTTTGGACAGAAAACTCCAAAAGAGTCTACATTTTTGAAATAACGGCCGACAAATTTAAACTGCATAATAACCCACAAACGGAAGAGTTTGATAAATACATAAGTGGGTTTAGAAATGGAATTTACTTTCGTGTTAAGCCTACTTATACCTATACTGCCTCAGAATTGTATGATATCGTAATACCAAAAAGGCTAGACAAAAACACTACCAATTTGATTATTGTACCTGCAGGTAGATTAGGCACAATTCCTTTTGAAGCACTTCTTACGGATAAAGTAAAAGATGATATGAGTTTTGCAGAGATGCCGTATTTAATAAATGAATATAGTATTAGCTACTCTTATGCGAGTGCTTTGTTTGTAGCGGAAAAGCCGAAGCATTCTATGATGGAAGAAAAGGCTTTCTTATGTGCACCCGTAAACTTTACCGAATTACCTAATTTACCCGGAAGCAAAAAAGAGCTTGAAGATTTAAATACGATTCTAACAAATAAGGGGTACGGCACTGAGAGCCTGTTAGAAGCAAATGCAAATGAAAGTGAAATTAAAGTGCAGGATTTTAGGCAGTATAAATATGTACACCTGGCAACTCATGGCTTGGTAAATGAATCTAACCCCGCTTTGTCAAGAATCTATTTTAACTCGAGTTTGATAGAAGATGGCAATCTATTTACTGGTGAAATTTATAATCTTCAATTTGATACCGATTTGGTGACTCTCTCGGCTTGTCAAACAGGATTAGGCAAGCTATCAAAGGGTGAAGGGGTAATTGGGCTATCCAGAGCATTGCTGTATGCAGGAGCTAATAATTTAGTGGTATCCTTGTGGAGCGTTTCAGACGACTCTACAGCAGATTTAATGAAGTCATTCTATGAAAACATGAACTCATCAAACTATGGCCTCCCTCTTAAACTGGCCAAAACTGAATTGATTAAAACCAAAAAGTATGCGGAGCCCTATTTTTGGGCACCTTTCATACTTATTGGTAAATAA
- a CDS encoding porin family protein — protein MYLLQKKFNVLAFFVGVLITANSYGQGCSDAGFCTMGAMKPSQIYTKKINFKLRSAEFSYGQGNTTISPKITAATVDLTFGINEVTSFQLKVPYYWVTGNLGETSGLSDISYSVTRNVYSTEQFHINATLGGKIPTNASDLDSDVKSQFITDGLPEGTSTDLPMYYQTSLGSWDLVAGASYISQKWMFATGIQIALTENENDFRYEQWAEYPDDNYLRDNFLANDLKRGTDVMLRVERAFHFSKWDIRAGLLPIFRITKDEILDTRAGSPTEGQRIKVDKTTGLAMTALLNVAYHFNTNNSISGIYGQKITDRDVNPDGLTRDNVFSIGYVVRF, from the coding sequence ATGTATTTATTACAGAAAAAATTTAATGTGCTGGCATTTTTTGTTGGTGTATTAATTACAGCAAATTCTTACGGTCAGGGCTGCAGCGATGCTGGTTTTTGTACAATGGGTGCTATGAAACCAAGCCAGATCTACACGAAGAAAATTAATTTCAAATTACGTTCAGCTGAGTTTAGCTACGGTCAAGGAAATACAACAATAAGTCCTAAAATAACAGCTGCCACAGTAGATTTAACTTTTGGCATCAACGAGGTAACCTCTTTTCAGTTAAAAGTGCCTTATTATTGGGTTACCGGCAACTTGGGTGAAACATCCGGGCTCTCTGATATCTCTTACAGTGTTACAAGGAACGTATACTCTACCGAACAATTTCATATTAATGCCACGTTAGGCGGGAAAATCCCAACCAATGCTTCTGATCTGGATAGCGATGTGAAATCGCAGTTTATTACTGACGGATTGCCGGAAGGTACGTCTACAGATTTGCCTATGTATTATCAAACTAGTTTGGGTAGTTGGGATTTAGTGGCAGGAGCATCTTACATAAGTCAAAAATGGATGTTTGCCACAGGTATTCAAATTGCTTTAACAGAAAATGAAAACGACTTTAGGTATGAGCAATGGGCTGAATATCCTGACGATAATTATTTGCGTGATAATTTTCTAGCCAATGACCTTAAAAGAGGTACGGATGTAATGTTACGTGTAGAGCGTGCATTCCATTTTTCGAAGTGGGATATACGAGCAGGCCTACTCCCCATTTTCAGAATTACTAAAGATGAAATTCTGGACACAAGAGCTGGTTCACCCACTGAAGGTCAGCGCATAAAGGTTGATAAAACTACTGGATTGGCAATGACTGCTTTGTTAAATGTGGCTTACCACTTTAATACAAACAATAGCATTAGCGGAATTTACGGACAAAAAATTACGGATAGAGATGTGAATCCTGATGGATTGACAAGGGACAATGTATTTTCTATAGGATATGTTGTTAGGTTCTAA
- a CDS encoding alanine/glycine:cation symporter family protein: MGQLIVDFANWIWGIPLLILLLGGGSFFLIYSQLLPFKYFVHAIKVLTGKYDDPKEKGEINHYQALSTHLASTVGMGNISGVAIAIVTGGPGAIFWMWVSAFVGIATKFFTCTLSIMYRGKDENGQVHGGPMYVIREGLGKAWLPLAYLFCIAGMIGCLPIFQANQLTQVIRDVLIIPSGFGEDTFKLFNQNFRWTDLYTGIVLTVFVGIVIFGGLKRIANVASKMVPLMIVVYFFSVLTIILSNISEVPEMFSLIITDAFTGNAVAGGVLGAVIITGARRAAFSNEAGIGTAPIAHGAAKTDEPVREGLVAMLGPAIDTLIVCTLTALAILITNVWVTTDQDGVTLTATAFESAFPGFGHYILLVCILFFASSSLFSFSWYGSRCLAFIVGEKNKVYYNYIYVATIIFGSIASLSTIFSLIDGAFAVMAIPTMISAILLAPKVKKEAKIYFDKIKGID, from the coding sequence ATGGGACAATTGATTGTAGATTTTGCAAATTGGATTTGGGGAATTCCCCTACTCATATTGCTGTTGGGTGGCGGCTCTTTTTTTCTGATTTACTCCCAACTTCTGCCTTTTAAATATTTCGTACATGCCATTAAGGTTTTAACAGGTAAGTATGATGATCCTAAAGAAAAAGGTGAAATCAATCATTATCAGGCATTATCAACACATTTAGCTTCTACGGTTGGAATGGGTAATATTTCCGGAGTTGCCATTGCCATTGTTACAGGCGGCCCGGGAGCTATATTTTGGATGTGGGTGAGTGCTTTTGTGGGTATAGCTACCAAATTCTTCACTTGTACGTTGTCCATCATGTACCGAGGAAAAGATGAAAACGGACAGGTACATGGCGGGCCCATGTATGTAATTAGAGAAGGATTAGGTAAAGCCTGGTTACCCCTCGCCTACCTGTTTTGTATTGCAGGAATGATAGGCTGCTTACCCATATTTCAGGCAAACCAATTAACTCAGGTTATTCGTGACGTACTAATAATTCCCTCTGGTTTTGGTGAAGATACTTTCAAATTGTTCAATCAAAATTTTAGATGGACGGACCTATACACGGGTATTGTTCTCACAGTATTTGTGGGCATAGTAATCTTTGGCGGACTAAAGCGAATCGCTAATGTGGCAAGTAAAATGGTTCCTTTAATGATTGTTGTTTATTTCTTTTCAGTGCTTACCATTATACTATCGAATATTTCTGAGGTGCCTGAAATGTTTAGTTTAATAATTACAGATGCATTTACGGGAAACGCTGTTGCCGGTGGTGTTTTAGGTGCGGTTATTATTACCGGAGCGAGAAGGGCAGCTTTCTCTAATGAAGCAGGTATAGGAACAGCCCCAATTGCTCATGGAGCTGCTAAAACTGATGAACCAGTAAGAGAAGGTTTGGTTGCCATGCTAGGTCCGGCAATAGATACTTTAATTGTGTGTACGCTTACTGCATTGGCCATTTTAATTACTAATGTGTGGGTTACAACTGATCAGGATGGCGTTACATTAACTGCCACAGCGTTTGAATCAGCCTTTCCGGGGTTTGGTCATTACATATTGCTCGTTTGCATTTTATTCTTTGCATCATCGTCTTTATTCAGTTTTAGCTGGTACGGTTCACGATGCCTGGCCTTTATTGTGGGGGAGAAAAACAAGGTTTATTACAATTACATTTATGTTGCCACCATCATATTTGGCTCAATAGCATCACTCAGTACAATTTTTAGTCTAATCGATGGTGCCTTTGCCGTTATGGCCATACCCACTATGATATCTGCCATACTGCTAGCCCCAAAAGTGAAGAAGGAGGCCAAAATTTACTTTGATAAAATTAAAGGTATAGACTAA
- a CDS encoding tetratricopeptide repeat protein: protein MNINLFLFSLILFQSPVTNPTVDSLNQALQSSSGTEKVIILNDLYKQYANNDPVKAMDYTQQALDLATEINDPSGMASSYNNIGVLNKNRGKLDEALDSYLNAVRIEEEYKFVDALPYTYNNIGTIYSLKGEFEKALVYFNKALEQFQSINHKLRIIGTLNNIGNVYSDLQEYDYALKNYLQSLEIYESLEDNSEAFVPFNNIGNIYFQRGEWANAMAFYESAFDLERLNNDKNGQANALHNIGTVHKATKNYEKAIEVFNEALSTAQETDNKRLIEIIYGSLAETYFASGDMFMAYSFLQLHNNTKEQVFNELSNRRIAELESAFEFEKKEAEIEALKIQSELQQLQIQNDKIVITSVVIVSFLVVGLSLVIWQELRTIRKNKKQLEAQNIELENQKLIIQEKNDSITESIDYAKSVQGSMLKFTVPDKYQDDFFVLFRPKDIVSGDFFWFSHNGNNQIVAAADCTGHGVAGAFMTVIGHSSLDQIINKENISEPDAILEKLDLQVQKSINQSDRLISDHGMDVALCSIDRGNKKLVFAGANRPLYFVRSGELHTIKGTKHTIGDNSDGKVSFEKHEVTYEAGDVFYLFSDGYPDQFGGKENKKFMVSNFKQMLIDIHTLPLVDQKKKLDQTLSEWKGKTEQTDDILVMGFKV, encoded by the coding sequence ATGAATATAAATCTCTTTTTGTTCTCTCTAATTTTATTCCAATCTCCTGTCACTAACCCGACAGTCGATAGCCTCAATCAAGCTCTTCAATCATCTTCTGGTACGGAGAAGGTCATTATTCTTAATGATCTGTATAAGCAGTACGCTAATAATGACCCTGTAAAGGCAATGGATTATACACAGCAGGCATTGGATCTGGCAACAGAAATAAATGACCCAAGTGGTATGGCCTCAAGTTATAATAACATTGGTGTATTGAATAAAAATAGAGGCAAGCTGGATGAAGCCCTGGATAGCTATTTAAATGCTGTAAGAATTGAAGAGGAATATAAGTTTGTTGATGCCTTGCCCTACACATACAACAATATCGGTACAATTTATTCACTAAAGGGCGAATTTGAAAAGGCTCTGGTTTACTTTAATAAAGCCTTGGAGCAGTTTCAATCGATAAATCATAAACTTAGAATAATTGGAACACTTAATAACATTGGCAATGTTTATTCAGATTTGCAGGAGTATGATTATGCACTTAAAAACTACCTTCAGTCATTAGAAATTTATGAGTCATTAGAAGATAATTCTGAAGCTTTTGTGCCATTTAATAACATTGGGAATATCTATTTTCAACGAGGTGAATGGGCCAATGCAATGGCGTTTTACGAAAGTGCGTTTGACCTTGAAAGGTTGAACAACGATAAAAACGGACAGGCAAATGCGCTTCATAATATCGGAACAGTTCATAAGGCCACGAAGAATTACGAAAAAGCCATTGAGGTATTCAATGAAGCCCTTTCTACAGCTCAGGAAACTGATAACAAAAGGCTTATTGAAATTATTTATGGCTCACTGGCTGAAACATATTTTGCTTCAGGCGATATGTTTATGGCTTATAGCTTTTTGCAACTTCATAATAATACCAAAGAACAAGTGTTCAATGAGCTTAGCAACAGAAGAATAGCAGAGTTAGAAAGTGCTTTTGAATTTGAGAAGAAGGAGGCTGAAATTGAGGCACTGAAAATACAGAGTGAGTTGCAGCAATTGCAGATTCAAAATGATAAGATAGTCATTACTTCAGTTGTAATTGTATCGTTTTTGGTAGTAGGGCTTAGCTTGGTTATTTGGCAAGAGCTTAGAACCATCCGTAAAAACAAGAAACAGCTGGAAGCTCAGAATATAGAGCTCGAGAATCAAAAATTAATCATTCAGGAGAAAAACGATAGTATTACTGAGAGTATCGATTATGCGAAAAGCGTTCAGGGATCAATGCTCAAATTTACAGTACCTGACAAATATCAGGATGATTTCTTTGTGTTATTCAGGCCTAAGGATATTGTTTCAGGTGATTTTTTCTGGTTTTCGCACAACGGTAATAATCAAATAGTGGCAGCAGCCGATTGCACGGGCCACGGTGTAGCTGGCGCTTTTATGACAGTGATTGGACATTCATCGCTCGATCAGATAATCAACAAAGAAAATATTAGTGAGCCAGATGCCATTTTAGAAAAACTTGATCTGCAGGTTCAAAAATCAATTAATCAGAGTGATCGGCTTATATCTGACCATGGGATGGATGTGGCGCTTTGCTCTATTGATAGAGGGAATAAAAAGCTGGTATTTGCAGGGGCTAACAGACCGTTATATTTCGTTCGCAGCGGGGAGTTGCATACTATTAAAGGCACTAAGCATACCATTGGTGATAATTCTGATGGTAAGGTAAGCTTCGAAAAGCATGAAGTAACCTATGAAGCTGGTGATGTGTTTTACCTCTTCTCAGATGGTTATCCTGATCAGTTTGGCGGTAAAGAGAATAAGAAGTTTATGGTTAGCAATTTCAAACAAATGTTAATCGATATACACACTTTGCCACTGGTTGACCAAAAGAAAAAACTGGATCAAACACTTTCAGAATGGAAAGGAAAAACAGAACAAACTGATGATATACTGGTAATGGGCTTTAAGGTTTAA